The bacterium genome includes the window CTGGGATGTAATCCGCAACACCCCCGGTGTGACCGGCTTTGTGGGACATGGTCGAAGGGGCAGCAAGCCGTCGGCCCTGAAGCGCAAAGACGTGGAGAACTTCCTTCAGGTCAAGACCGACGGCGAACAGACCGTCCGCCGCACCAAGCCTCGCCTGCTCTACGAGGTGGGCGAGACCATCCGAGTCAAAGAGGGCCCGTTCGCCGATTTCTCCGGCGAGGTGGCCGAGATCAACGAAGACCAGCTCAAGATGAAGGTCCTCGTCAATATCTTCGGCCGAGAGACGCCAGTCGAACTCGAGTTCTCCCAAGTGGCGAAATTGTAGGAAGATTCGAATTCCCCCAAGTCGCCAAGCGGCAAGAAGACCAAGCCAGAAGGGGCAGAGCCATGGCTCAAAAAAAGGTAGCCACCACCATCAAAATCCAGATACCCGCCGGCCAGGCCACTCCGGCGCCCCCCGTGGGCACCGCGCTGGGTCCCCATGGTGTGGCCATCATGGACTTCTGCCGGGACTACAACACCAGAACCGAGGACAAGCGGGGACAGATCATCCCGGTAGAGATCACCATTTACGAAGACCGGACGTTCTCGTTCATCACCAAGACCCCTCCCACCTCTTTCCTCATCCGGGAAGCGGCCGGACTGGAGAAGGGGTCAATGGAGCCGGGCCGAGAAGTAGTCGGCGCCATCACCGACGCCCAGTGTGCGGAGATCGCCAAGGTCAAAATGCCCGATCTCAACACCGACGATCTCGAGCAGGCCAAGCTTCAGGTGGCCGGAACCGCCCGCAGCATGGGCATAACGGTCGAGTAGCCCAGCAAACCAGCAGTCATATCCAACCGCCCGACGAGACGACCTCGCTCGGCGGGCCGACAAGACATATCCAACTGGCCTACGGGCCTACAACACTGAGGGAGCCGACATGGCGAAGAAAGGCAAGCGGTACAGCGATTCCGCCCAGCGCTACGACAAGCAGCACCCGCACACCGCCCAGGAGGGGATCGAGCTGGTTAAGAGCTTGTCGGCCGCGAAATTCGACGAGACTCTGGAGCTCGCGGCCCGACTGGGAGTCGATCCTCGCAAAGCCGACCAGATGATCCGGGGAACGGTTTCTTTGCCCTCGGGCACCGGCACCGACGTCCGTGTGGCCGTGTTCGCCCAGGGCGAGGCGGCCACCCAGGCGAGCGAGGCCGGCGCCGACGTGGTGGGCGCCGACGACCTCGCTGAGCAAGTGCAGGGGGGCAAGATGGACTTCGACGTGGCCATCGCCACCCCCGACATGATGCCGGTGGTGGGAAAGCTCGGAAAGATCCTCGGGCCCCGGGGACTGATGCCCAACCCGAAAACCGGCACGGTCACCGATGACGTGGCCCGAGCAGTGGGCGAGTTCAAGAGCGGCAAGGTGGAATTTCGCACCGACCGCCAGGGGAACGTCCATGTGCCCGTGGGCAAGGTCAGCTTTGAAGCCGACGCCCTCGTGGCCAACATCCGAGCGGTCGTGGACGAACTGACCCGGGCCAAGCCCGCGGCTCTCAAGGGCCGCTATATCCGCAAGGTCACCATCTCTTCCACCATGGGACCAGGAGTACGGCTGGATCCCGCCGACTTGGGAGCCAGTAACTGATCTGGTACCTTTTGGCGCTCACAATTTATTGATTTGCCGCAGACATCAGGCGCAGTGCCCAGCACCGCTTAATCGGCCGGCACTCTGTCCGCAACAGACCGAGGCGTCGACTGGCCTGACGAGGTGAACCCTCCCGAAACTCGTGGGGCGTTCGCACTCAGCGGCGCCCCCCTATTCGTTTTGAAGAAGAGTCTCGTTCTCATGGAGGGATCAGCAATCTGATGGAGAATCCCCGCCCCGAAAAGGTGGCCGTTGTTGAGGAAGTACGCGATCGCATCTCCTCCACCGAGGCCGTGGTCATCACCGACTACCGCGGCCTCGACGTGCCGGCCCTGGCCGATTTGCGCCGCCAGCTGCGCGATGCCGGTGGCGACTACAAGGTCTACAAGAACACCCTGACCCGCTTCGCGGCCCGCGAACTCAACTTGGACTTGGACGAGGTCCTCGTGGGCCCAACCGCGTTGGCTTTCGTCGGCTCCCGTGACGACGGCTCCCCGGGCGATGCCGTATCGCTGGCCAAGGCCCTGTGCAAATACGCCGAAGACTCCAGCTTCTTGTCGATAAAGGGCGGCGTGCTCGATGGCCAGGTGATATCGGCCGAAAAAGTGAGCGCCCTGTCCAAGCTCGGGACCCGGACCGAAATCCTCGCTGAGATCCTCGGTCTGCTGGAATCCCCCTTGACTGAGATGGCCGGATTGCTGGAAGCCCCGCTGGTCGAGATGGCCGGGCTCCTCGATGCTCCCCTGGTCGAGACAGCTGGATTGCTGGAGTCCCTCAGTGCAAAGGGCGACACCGGGGCTTGACCTGCTCTGTCTCGAAAAACTGACAACAACCAATCAACAAAGGAATGAGGAACAGCAATGTCCAAGGTAGATGAGATTCTGGACTCCATCGGGTCCATGACG containing:
- the rplA gene encoding 50S ribosomal protein L1, giving the protein MAKKGKRYSDSAQRYDKQHPHTAQEGIELVKSLSAAKFDETLELAARLGVDPRKADQMIRGTVSLPSGTGTDVRVAVFAQGEAATQASEAGADVVGADDLAEQVQGGKMDFDVAIATPDMMPVVGKLGKILGPRGLMPNPKTGTVTDDVARAVGEFKSGKVEFRTDRQGNVHVPVGKVSFEADALVANIRAVVDELTRAKPAALKGRYIRKVTISSTMGPGVRLDPADLGASN
- the rplJ gene encoding 50S ribosomal protein L10, which codes for MENPRPEKVAVVEEVRDRISSTEAVVITDYRGLDVPALADLRRQLRDAGGDYKVYKNTLTRFAARELNLDLDEVLVGPTALAFVGSRDDGSPGDAVSLAKALCKYAEDSSFLSIKGGVLDGQVISAEKVSALSKLGTRTEILAEILGLLESPLTEMAGLLEAPLVEMAGLLDAPLVETAGLLESLSAKGDTGA
- the rplK gene encoding 50S ribosomal protein L11, whose amino-acid sequence is MAQKKVATTIKIQIPAGQATPAPPVGTALGPHGVAIMDFCRDYNTRTEDKRGQIIPVEITIYEDRTFSFITKTPPTSFLIREAAGLEKGSMEPGREVVGAITDAQCAEIAKVKMPDLNTDDLEQAKLQVAGTARSMGITVE